From one Anopheles bellator chromosome 1, idAnoBellAS_SP24_06.2, whole genome shotgun sequence genomic stretch:
- the LOC131205472 gene encoding sodium-independent sulfate anion transporter-like: MADNESLGPARTGLAIPRIQIRRTSSDTQLDKAQIKSASVYNIHGLSGSQHSLSITPIHKDVVGYRGSNEFILTDDKQSTMDQIRSIGPWCRRKYKNVCRRKILYKRVPVLNWLPRYSADDAVGDLVAGITVGLTVIPQALAYSSIAGLPAAYGLYGSFVGCFVYILLGSCKDVPMGPTAIASLLTFQACDGIWQRAVLLCFLSGLIELLMGLFGLGFLIDFVSGPVSSGFTSAVSLIILSSQVKDLLGISAKGNTFIEQWTSIIDNIQNTQLGDALMGFTCIIVLLLMRLLPRIKVGPPEPVDQSIAQRIINKSLWLVGTARNAIIVVVCGGIGAAFYENGKQPFRMIGEVPSGLPSVQAPPFSVPELVGPDGNVTQAYESFGDMLSNLGSMLIVIPLIALLENIAICKAFADGKPVDATQELIAIGASNIANSFVMGYPGTGALSRGAVNNASGVRTPFGGLYTGLLVILALLFFTPYFFYIPRAALAAIIIAAVIFMIEVRVVKPMWRSKKTDLIPGIATFVACLALPLEYGILVGIGLNILFILYHAARPKIHMDQAVTPCGVKYLMLTPDRCLIFPSVDYVRNLINKQGLKSQIPLVIDCTHIYGADFTAAQVIDTLIKDFKSRNQLLLFLNLKPSVGNVFEGADLEYRVFYDFEQLDKAIQECRRKSIQP; this comes from the exons GCGGACGTCGAGTGACACGCAGCTGGACAAGGCCCAGATCAAGTCGGCCTCGGTCTACAACATACACGGCCTAAGCGGTTCGCAGCACTCGCTGAGCATCACGCCGATCCACAAGGATGTCGTCGGCTACCGGGGCAGCAATGAGTTCATAC TGACCGACGATAAGCAGTCGACGATGGATCAGATCCGTTCGATCGGACCGTGGTGCCGGCGCAAGTACAAGAACGTGTGCCGGCGAAAGATTCTCTACAAGCGCGTCCCGGTCCTGAACTGGCTGCCACGCTACTCGGCCGACGATGCGGTCGGTGATCTGGTGGCCGGCATCACCGTTGGCCTCACCGTGATCCCGCAAGCCCTCGCCTACAGCAGCATCGCCGGCCTTCCGGCAGCG TACGGTCTGTACGGGTCGTTCGTCGGGTGCTTCGTGTACATTCTGCTCGGCTCGTGCAAGGACGTGCCGATGGGACCGACGGCCATCGCGTCGCTGCTCACGTTCCAGGCGTGCGACGGGATCTGGCAGCGGGCCGTACTGCTCTGCTTCCTGAGCGGGCTGATCGAGCTGCTGATGGGTCTGTTCGGGCTCGGCTTCCTGATCGACTTCGTGTCCGGCCCCGTCAGCTCCGGCTTCACGTCGGCCGTCTCGCTGATCATTCTCAGCTCGCAGGTGAAGGATCTGCTTGGGATCTCGGCCAAAGGGAACACCTTCATCGAGCAGTGGACATCGATCATCGATAACATCCAAAACACGCAGCTCGGTGATGCGTTGATGGGTTTCACGTGCATCatcgtactgctgctgatgcgtcTACTGCCCCGGATTAAGGTTGGGCCCCCGGAGCCAGTCGATCAGTCCATCGCCCAGAGGATCATCAACAAATCGCTGTGGCTCGTTGGAACCGCTCGGAATGCGATCATCGtcgtggtgtgtggtggcaTCGGAGCAGCGTTCTACGAGAACGGCAAGCAACCGTTCCGGATGATTGGCGAGGTGCCGAGTGGGTTACCTTCCGTGCAGGCTCCACCCTTCTCCGTGCCCGAACTCGTGGGGCCCGATGGGAACGTTACGCAGGCGTACGAAAGCTTCGGCGATATGCTGTCGAACCTGGGCTCGATGCTGATCGTGATCCCGCTGATTGCTCTCCTGGAGAACATTGCCATCTGCAAGGCTTTCG CTGACGGAAAACCGGTCGATGCAACGCAGGAACTGATCGCCATCGGAGCGTCCAACATTGCCAACTCGTTCGTCATGGGCTACCCGGGAACGGGAGCCCTTTCGCGTGGTGCGGTCAATAATGCGAGTGGAGTTCGCACTCCATTCGGTGGTCTCTACACCGGGCTGCTGGTTATACTGGCGCTGCTCTTCTTTACGCCCTACTTCTTCTACATCCCTCGGGCGGCCCTAGCGGCGATCATTATTGCCGCGGTCATCTTCATGATTGAGGTGCGCGTCGTGAAGCCGATGTGGCGCAGCAAGAAGACGGATCTGATACCGGGGATTGCGACGTTCGTCGCCTGTTTGGCACTCCCGCTCGAGTACGGCATCCTCGTTGGGATCGGGCTGAACATCCTGTTCATCCTGTACCACGCGGCCCGCCCGAAGATTCACATGGACCAGGCGGTGACACCGTGCGGAGTGAAGTACCTGATGCTGACACCCGACCGGTGTCTGATCTTCCCGTCGGTCGACTACGTGCGCAACCTGATCAACAAGCAGGGCCTCAAGAGCCAGATCCCGCTGGTGATCGACTGTACGCACATCTACGGTGCCGACTTTACGGCGGCCCAGGTCATCGACACGCTCATCAAGGACTTCAAGAGCCGGAaccagttgctgctgttcctcAACCTGAAACCCTCGGTCGGCAACGTGTTCGAGGGGGCCGATCTCGAGTACCGGGTGTTCTACGACTTCGAGCAGCTGGACAAGGCGATCCAGGAGTGCCGCCGGAAGAGCATCCAGCCTTAG